The following are from one region of the Nicotiana tomentosiformis chromosome 7, ASM39032v3, whole genome shotgun sequence genome:
- the LOC138895979 gene encoding uncharacterized protein, with amino-acid sequence MEFGIEPEQLHETFYVSSPVSESILAARVYKVCIVMLLGWDTMADLIELGMVDFDVIKRRDWLYSCFSKLDCRTRTVRFEFPNELAIEWKGDNVVSIGRFIYYLKATEMINKGCIYHLVRVTDTDAEAPTLESVPVVNEFSGVFPDELLKIPPDKEIDFGIDVMPDTQPIFIPPYRMAPT; translated from the coding sequence atggaatttgggatagaaccggaacagcttcatgagacGTTCTATGTATCTTCTCCGGTTAGTGAATCTATTTTGGCTGCGCGGGTTTATAAGGTTTGTATTGTCATGTTGCTTGGttgggacaccatggccgatctcattgaattggggatggtcgattttgatgtaataaagAGGagggactggctttattcatgtttttccaagcttgattgccgaaccaggaccgttaggtttgaatttccaaatgagctagctattgagtggaagggggataatgtggtgtCGATAGGTAGATTTATTTATTACCTCAAGGCCACGGAGATGAtaaacaaggggtgtatttatcatttggtccgggttacggacaccgatgctgaggcacctacacttgagtctgtgcctgttgtgaatgaattttcgggagtctttccggatgagctccttaAGATCCCACCAGacaaggagattgattttgggattgatgtgatgccagacacgcagcCTATatttattccaccctacagaatggcgcCGAcataa